One Mesorhizobium sp. L-2-11 genomic region harbors:
- the speB gene encoding agmatinase: MPNTNIDHAFTARARTGASFEPTYAGALSFMRRKYSKDVKGADAVVWGIPFDAAVTNRPGARFGPQAIRRASTILDNDPQYPFSRDLFEHLAVVDYGDCLLDSGNHQKTPGTIEREAAKILKSGAFLLSLGGDHFVTWPLLKAHAAIHGPLAMVQFDAHQDTWPDDGKRIDHGSFVGRAVKEGIIDPDRSIQIGIRTHAPDTFGIKILYGHEIEDMRASDIAYAIVDRTGGKKAYVTFDIDCLDPAFAPGTGTPVAGGPSSAKILSVLRQINQLDIVGADIVEVAPAYDHADITAIAGSTVAMHYLGLLAERKARLEELNNGNQIVAGLNQASGI; this comes from the coding sequence ATGCCGAACACCAACATCGACCACGCCTTCACCGCCCGGGCCAGGACGGGTGCGTCCTTCGAGCCGACCTATGCCGGCGCGCTGTCGTTCATGCGACGCAAGTATTCGAAGGACGTGAAGGGCGCGGACGCGGTGGTGTGGGGCATCCCCTTCGACGCCGCCGTCACCAACCGGCCGGGCGCGCGTTTCGGGCCGCAGGCGATTCGCCGCGCCTCGACCATTCTCGACAACGACCCGCAATATCCGTTTTCGCGCGATCTGTTCGAACATCTCGCCGTGGTCGACTATGGCGATTGCCTGCTCGACAGCGGCAATCACCAGAAGACGCCGGGGACGATCGAGCGCGAGGCGGCAAAGATCCTGAAATCCGGCGCCTTCCTGCTATCGCTCGGCGGCGATCATTTCGTCACCTGGCCGCTGCTCAAGGCGCATGCCGCCATCCACGGTCCGCTCGCCATGGTGCAGTTCGACGCCCACCAGGACACCTGGCCGGACGACGGCAAGCGCATCGATCACGGCTCCTTCGTCGGCCGTGCGGTCAAGGAGGGGATCATCGATCCCGACCGTTCGATCCAGATCGGCATCCGCACCCATGCGCCCGACACCTTCGGCATCAAGATCCTCTACGGCCACGAAATCGAGGACATGCGCGCGTCCGATATCGCCTATGCCATCGTCGACCGCACCGGCGGCAAGAAGGCCTACGTCACCTTCGACATCGATTGCCTCGACCCGGCCTTCGCGCCCGGCACCGGAACACCGGTCGCCGGCGGGCCGTCCTCGGCAAAAATCCTGTCGGTGCTGCGCCAGATCAATCAGCTCGATATCGTCGGCGCCGATATCGTGGAGGTTGCGCCGGCCTATGATCACGCCGATATAACGGCGATTGCCGGGTCGACGGTGGCCATGCACTATCTCGGGCTGCTGGCGGAACGAAAGGCCCGGCTCGAAGAGCTGAACAACGGCAATCAGATCGTTGCCGGACTGAATCAGGCAAGTGGCATATAA